GCGCGCAGTAGGGCAGGATCTTGTGGCCGCGCGTCAACAGTTGTTTGTCGTGCAGCGTGCGCAACGCCCACCACACACTCTCCACGAAATCGTGGGAGTACGTGACGTAGGGGTGCGCATAGTCCAGCCAGTATGCCGTGCGCTGCGACAGCTTTTCCCACTCGCCGCGATACTTCCACACGCTCTCGCGGCAGCGGCGATTGAACTCCGCCACGCCCACCTGTTCGATGAGCTGCTTGCCCCCGAGCTTCGCGATCTCGCTGGGATCGACCCCCAGACGCGCGGCCTCTTCACGCTGCAGTTCCTTCTCCACCTCGATCTCGACCGGCAGGCCATGCGTGTCCCACCCGGCCTTCCGCGGCACGAAGTATCCCTGCATCGCACGATGGCGGCAGAAGAGATCCTTGATCGTGCGCGAGAACACGTGGTGAATGCCCGGACGTCCGTTGGCCGTCGGTGGGCCCTCGAAGAACACGAACGGCTTTCCGTTAGCACGCGCAGCCTGCGTCTGCTCGAACAACCGCTCGGATTCCCACTGGGCGAGCAGGCCGGTTTCGAGCGCGTCAGCGCTGGTCTCGGGGAGCAACGGAAACAGTACGGCGTCCTGCGGCACGGTCATGTACGCTGGAGATCCTGGAGATCGATGAAAGGCGGAACTGCAGAAATGGTGATCGGGGAAACTACAACGGCGAGGAAGGCGCGGACGTTCGTCGAGATCAGAGGCGCGCCAGCACGCCGGCCACCACGGCCGAGAGTTTGGGCTCGGCCCCACGCGCCACGGCGATGATGTCCTCGAGACTGGCCGGCTGCAGCGCATCGGGGAGGCAGCTGTCGGTGATGATCGACAGGCCCAGCACCTTCATGCCGCCGTGTACGGCCACGATCACTTCCGGCACCGTGGACATCCCCACCACATCGGCACCGATCCCGCGCAGGAAGCGGTACTCGGCACGCGTCTCGAGATTGGGGCCCTGCACCGCCACGTAGACCCCTTCGCGCAGCGTCACGCCGTGCGACAACGCCACCTCACGGGCCACGATGCGCAACCGCGCATCGTAGGGCTCGGACATGTCGGGAAACCGCGGCCCGAGCGTGTCGTCGTTGGGACCGATGAGCGGATTGTCGCCGAGCAGATTGATGTGATCGGCGATGAGCATGAGGTCACCCGGCGTCCACAACGGATGCATGCCGCCGCAGGCGTTGCTGACGATCAGCGTTTCCGCCCCGAGTGCGCGCAACACGCGCACCGGAAACGTCACCTGCTGGAGTGAATATCCCTCGTACCGATGGAATCGCCCCTGCATGGCGATCACCGTCTTGCCACTCAGCGTGCCGCACAACAGCCGTCCGCGATGCGATTCCACCGTGGAGAGCGGGAAGTTGGGCAGGTCGTGATAGTCGATGACCTGTTCCACCTCGATCTCGCTGGCGAGCGCGCCGAGACCGGTACCGAGGATGATGGCCGCATCGACCGTGCGCGGGAAACGCTTGCGTACCGCCTGGGCGCAGGCTTCCACACGCTCGCGCGCATGCAATCCCAGCGCGGGGTGCGACAGCGAGACCGCCGTGTGCTCCTGCGTGTACTGCAGCTGCGGGCGCGCACCGGGGGTGAGCGTCACTGGCCTTCCTCCACGGCATCGAGCCACGAGGGCGTCGGCGCGGCCGGACGCGGCGGCATGTCCCGCAGATCGCGGAGTTCGCGCGCCACGGGTGGATCGTTGCGCTGCGTCGTGGTCGACCGCGGCGTGGAGAAGTCGGGCATGGCCTCCGATTCGGCCGCATTGAGATCGCTCAGCTGCCGCTCGAGATGATGACGCAACTGCGCGAGATAGCTGCGACGGGTGCGCCAGAGCGCCTGCAGTTCCTCCTCCGCCCGCCGCACTTCGTCGCGGACAGCCTGCAACTGGCGCTCCGCCTCCCCCTGCGCTTCACGCACGATGAGCTGGGCCTCGCGCTCGGCCTGCTCGCGGATCTCCCCACGCAACTGCTGCGCGCTCACCAGCGCCTCGTTCAGCGCCTTGTCGCGATCGCGGAACGACTTGAGCTGCTCGTGAAAATTGCGCGCCTTGGTCTCGAGTTCCTGATTCACCCGCGCGAGACGCTCGAACTCCTCGGCCACCTGCTCACGGAACTGATCGACACGCGCGCGATCGTACCCACGCAACGCATTGCCGAAGTCGTAGCGTCGCACGTCGAGTGCCGTGAGGTGAAATCCCTGGAAGTGCTCGTCGGTCATTCCCGATCCCGTACTGGGTATGCTTGCGTGTGCTCTTGCGCGCGTTCAGGTGCGGCTGCCGAAGAGCACCGTTCCCAGCCGCACATGGGTGGCGCCTTCCTCGACAGCGATTTCGTAGTCGCCGGACATCCCCATACTCAACCACTCGGCCGGATGGCCGCCCTGCTGCAACGCCGAGCGCGCCGCGCGCGCCCCGCTGAACACGGTCCGCAACGCCGCCTCGTCCGCTTCGAACGGCGCCATGGTCATCACGCCGCGCACCCGCAGCCGCGACAGACGCTGCAGTCGCTCGGCCAGCGCCGGCACGTCGGATGGCGCCACACCGCCCTTGCTCGCTTCACCACTCACGTTCACCTGCAGCAACACCTCGAGCGACTGGTCGGCCTTCTCCGCCGCGTCGTGCAGCGCCACGGCCAGCCGTTCACTGTCCACGCTGTGGACGAGGTCGAAACGCAACGCGTTCCGTGCCTTGTTGCGCTGCAGATGTCCGATCAGATGCCACCGCACCGGCACCGAGACCTGCGCCATCTTGGTCTCGGCCTCCTGCACCTTGTTCTCGCCTACATCGGCCACTCCCGCCGCCCAGGCGGCTTCCACCGCCTCAGGACCGTGCGTCTTGGTCACGGCAATGAGCGTGACCTCCTGCCCGTGACCGCCACGCGCCCGGGCCCCGGCGATGCGCGAACGCACCTCCAGGACTGCCTCCCGGACGTCCGCCAGAAACTTCGGCGGAAGGCCCGGAGAAACGTCCGGATGAAGCTCCGCATGACGCTGCGAATCGGAATCTGGACCGGGTGTCACGATGTGGCCCGAAATTGGCATAGCACATAAGGTTAGAACCCGTTACACCCCGACACAAGTAACGAGTCCGTCAGGCGCTCTATAGTATTGCAGCGCAGCAGTTCCTGGGTGGTCTGTTGGGCCGCATCGGCACCGGCCGGCAGAGGTGCCAGCGCTGAGCGGGGGGTGGCGTCACGGCTGCGTTGCATGGCGGCGAGATCCAGTCCGGTCGCGCCCGGGGCCAGCTGCTCCGACGGCGCATACACCAGCCCCTCCAGCGCCCAACCCCGCGTGGGGTCCAACCGCAGGCGCTCATGCCGCTCGAGCAGCGTACTCACCCGTACCGGACGTTGTCCCCGTTCGGCGTGCGCCATCACCGATCGCAGGGCCACGGACAACCCGGGCCAGACTTGCACGGCGTCCCGTCCCAGCAATTCCTGTCCGGCCAACTGGGCCCGATACCACTCCGCGCCCAGCAGCGGGACGGTCACCACCGTGACATCGGCCCGATAGTCCTCCACCTGCTGCAGGTACCACAGCGGGAAGGTGTCGTTGTCTCCCGCGGCCACCAGCACCCCGTGTTGAGGCACCGCATCCAGCAGCAGCCGGGCGTAGGTGCGCGGCATGGTGGCCGCCGGCTCGCGGGTGCGATCGATGACGGCGCGGTTCACCACCATGGGGATGGCCGCGGCCAGCAGCGGCAGCATCGCCAGGCTGTCGATCACTCTGTCGATCACTCTGTCGATAGACACCCCGGACGGCCTCGCACGCCGCAAGGCGGCACTCACCGCCGTCAATCCGACTCCGGCCAACATCCCCCACGCCCAGAACGCCAGCGCGAAAAAATAGTCCCGCTCGCGCGCTTCATGGATGGCGTTGGCGGGAATGAGATCGCCGCCGTAGGTGGGGCCGAGGCGCATGTTGAGCCACACCACCACGCCGAACGACGCCGACAGCACCAGCAGCAACATGGCGCGCCCCACCCGGGCTTCATGTCGCCACAGACGGCGCACCCCCAGTATCGCCAACCACACGAACAGCACGGTCAGTCCTGTCCGCGCCAGCGACGGGACGGGTCGGGGCTGCACTCCGAAGCCCACCTGCCAGTCGGCCCACTGCAGCACGTTGCCGAATTGCAGCCAGAGCGGCGCCTGCCTGGGCCACATTCCGGCCACCTGATACTGCTCGCGACGCAGCACGGCGAGCACCGCATCGAGCGTGACCGGATTTCCCGAGTTGAGCGCCGGGTCGTGCATGGCCATCAGCGGCATCGCCATCACCGCGGACGCGCCGAGCAGCGCCAGCAGCACCCACCCGACGAGTTCACCACGGCCCGGACGGACGCCGGTCGATGCGTGGCTCTGCGATGAGCGGCCCTCCGTCCTGTCGCTCGACGAGGCTTCCCCACGCCGGACGCCGGGCCAGGCAAACGCCACCGCCGCCGGCAGCGCCACCCACACGCTGAGATGCAGCGGGATCGCGAGCCCCACGACAAACGCCATGACGCCACGCAATCGCCGACGCTGCGTTTCGTCGATATCCGCGCGGCCGGCGCGTTCGGCCACCAGCAGCAGCAGCACGCTCGCCAGCAGCGTCACGGCGTACACTTCGGTCTCGGTGGCGTTGTTCCACACGGTGTAGAAGCTGCCCGCCAGCACCGCCGACACCACCGCGCCCCGGGCGCCCACCCAGCGGGTGGCGAGCCACGCGCCCACGCCGCCGGTGAGCGCGCCGGCCACCACCGACAGCATGGTGATGGCCCGCGCCGGATTGACCGACTGAAACACCAGGGCGCATACGTGGCCCAGCAACACCCAGAGCGGCGTCCCCGGAGGATGGGGAATGCCCAGCGTGTGCGCCGCGGTCGTCAATTCACTGGCGTCCCAGAATGTGAGATCGGGCGCGGCCGTGGCCAGGTACAGCGTGAACAGCACCATCGTGGTCACGCCGGCCGCCACCGCCGACGAGGGCAATCGCACACCCCGACGACGCCGTCCGCCGCGCGCGCCTGCGGTCACCCGGGCTCCCGCGGTATGCGATAGGTGCCCGAATACGTGCCCGACGACACCCCACTGCGTGTACCGGGCGGCACCCCCATCACCAGCTCACGCACCTGCATGGGACTGAGCCCCGACTGCATCTCGCCGTGCTGCGCCACGGAAATCGTGGCGGTTTCCTCCGACACCACGATCACCAGCGCATCGGTCTCTTCGGCCAGCCCCAGTGCGGCCCGATGCCGCGTGCCCATCGAACGGGAACTCACGTTCCCCTGCGACAGCGGCAGAATGCATCCGGCTCCCACGATCCGGTCACCCCGCACGATCACCGCGCCATCGTGCAGCGGCGAATACGGCGTGAAGATCGTGGCCAGCAGATCGGTGGTGAGACGCGCTTCGAGCGATGAACCGCTCTCCACGTATTCATCGAGCGGCAGCTCCCGCTCGATGGCGATGATGGCGCCCACGCCACTGCGCGAGAGGCGCTCCACCGCGTCGGCAATCTCGTCTTCGGGTTTGCCCAGCGACTCTTCGCGGCGAAAGAGTTTTGTCACCGGCGCCTGACCGAGGTGCGCCAGCGCGGCCCGCAACTCCGGCTGGAAGATGATGACGAGCGCGAAAAATCCGTACGTGAACAACAGACCGAGCAACTGCCGGATCATCGTCAACTGCAGCCAGTTGGCGAGTCCGTAGATGGCCACGAGCACGATCACGCCACCCAGGATCTGCAGGGCACGCCGGCCCTGCACGAATCCGAGCAGCCGATAGAACACCAGCGCGACGACCCCGATTTCGAGACCGTCGCGCCAGGTGAACGTGAGCGGAACGCTCAACGGGTCGATCACGCCACGTCCGTGGCGGCCACGTGCGTGGCGCGAGCCGCCCGCGCCTTACGCAGGGGCGACCTCGGGACCGCCGAGCAGCGGCGGCGTCACCGGACGCGCCGTGCTCTGGGTCGGATTGGCGGCCTGCGCCGGAGACGAGGGCAGCGTGGGTTCGATGCGCGGGGGCAACGGCTTGCCCTCCTTGAGCAGCAGAATGTCGTCACGCGTGAGCGTTTCCCGCTCCAGCAGCGCGCCGGCCACGGCATCGAGTAGCGGACGATGCTCGGTGAGCACCGACACCGCACGGGCATGCGCTTCGAACGCCACGCGCTTCACTTCAGCGTCCACCACCTGCGCCGTCTGCTCGGAG
The nucleotide sequence above comes from Gemmatimonas aurantiaca. Encoded proteins:
- a CDS encoding DUF2723 domain-containing protein yields the protein MTAGARGGRRRRGVRLPSSAVAAGVTTMVLFTLYLATAAPDLTFWDASELTTAAHTLGIPHPPGTPLWVLLGHVCALVFQSVNPARAITMLSVVAGALTGGVGAWLATRWVGARGAVVSAVLAGSFYTVWNNATETEVYAVTLLASVLLLLVAERAGRADIDETQRRRLRGVMAFVVGLAIPLHLSVWVALPAAVAFAWPGVRRGEASSSDRTEGRSSQSHASTGVRPGRGELVGWVLLALLGASAVMAMPLMAMHDPALNSGNPVTLDAVLAVLRREQYQVAGMWPRQAPLWLQFGNVLQWADWQVGFGVQPRPVPSLARTGLTVLFVWLAILGVRRLWRHEARVGRAMLLLVLSASFGVVVWLNMRLGPTYGGDLIPANAIHEARERDYFFALAFWAWGMLAGVGLTAVSAALRRARPSGVSIDRVIDRVIDSLAMLPLLAAAIPMVVNRAVIDRTREPAATMPRTYARLLLDAVPQHGVLVAAGDNDTFPLWYLQQVEDYRADVTVVTVPLLGAEWYRAQLAGQELLGRDAVQVWPGLSVALRSVMAHAERGQRPVRVSTLLERHERLRLDPTRGWALEGLVYAPSEQLAPGATGLDLAAMQRSRDATPRSALAPLPAGADAAQQTTQELLRCNTIERLTDSLLVSGCNGF
- a CDS encoding YggS family pyridoxal phosphate-dependent enzyme produces the protein MRSRIAGARARGGHGQEVTLIAVTKTHGPEAVEAAWAAGVADVGENKVQEAETKMAQVSVPVRWHLIGHLQRNKARNALRFDLVHSVDSERLAVALHDAAEKADQSLEVLLQVNVSGEASKGGVAPSDVPALAERLQRLSRLRVRGVMTMAPFEADEAALRTVFSGARAARSALQQGGHPAEWLSMGMSGDYEIAVEEGATHVRLGTVLFGSRT
- the cdaA gene encoding diadenylate cyclase CdaA — encoded protein: MIDPLSVPLTFTWRDGLEIGVVALVFYRLLGFVQGRRALQILGGVIVLVAIYGLANWLQLTMIRQLLGLLFTYGFFALVIIFQPELRAALAHLGQAPVTKLFRREESLGKPEDEIADAVERLSRSGVGAIIAIERELPLDEYVESGSSLEARLTTDLLATIFTPYSPLHDGAVIVRGDRIVGAGCILPLSQGNVSSRSMGTRHRAALGLAEETDALVIVVSEETATISVAQHGEMQSGLSPMQVRELVMGVPPGTRSGVSSGTYSGTYRIPREPG
- a CDS encoding purine-nucleoside phosphorylase codes for the protein MEACAQAVRKRFPRTVDAAIILGTGLGALASEIEVEQVIDYHDLPNFPLSTVESHRGRLLCGTLSGKTVIAMQGRFHRYEGYSLQQVTFPVRVLRALGAETLIVSNACGGMHPLWTPGDLMLIADHINLLGDNPLIGPNDDTLGPRFPDMSEPYDARLRIVAREVALSHGVTLREGVYVAVQGPNLETRAEYRFLRGIGADVVGMSTVPEVIVAVHGGMKVLGLSIITDSCLPDALQPASLEDIIAVARGAEPKLSAVVAGVLARL
- a CDS encoding DivIVA domain-containing protein, whose translation is MTDEHFQGFHLTALDVRRYDFGNALRGYDRARVDQFREQVAEEFERLARVNQELETKARNFHEQLKSFRDRDKALNEALVSAQQLRGEIREQAEREAQLIVREAQGEAERQLQAVRDEVRRAEEELQALWRTRRSYLAQLRHHLERQLSDLNAAESEAMPDFSTPRSTTTQRNDPPVARELRDLRDMPPRPAAPTPSWLDAVEEGQ